In the Armatimonadota bacterium genome, one interval contains:
- the uvrB gene encoding excinuclease ABC subunit UvrB, with protein sequence MTLSNDFEPKGDQGQAIEQLVDGIESGYRFQTLLGATGTGKTFTMANVIQKTQRPALILAHNKTLVAQLCQEFRAFFPENSVQYFISYYDYYQPEAYVPQSDLYIEKDSSVNDEIERLRHAATHALLERRDVVVVASVSCIYGLGSPDTYADSVVTFETGTTFDLDEALKKLIQMQFTRNALYLERGTFRVRGDTLEIQPKDEETVTRIEFFGDQIERIRLVDPLTQDVLDEPSRISVFPATHYVTPWEKMDHVMTAIREELDAQEALFQSQGKLLEAQRVRQRVEFDLEMMAELGYCNGIENYSRYFDGRQPGTAPFTLLDFLPSDAIIFIDESHQTLPQVRAMYNGDKQRKSVLVDYGFRLPSALDNRPLKFEEFLDRVPQVVFVSATPGPFEKENEAQVVQQIIRPTYLVDPEVVIRPTKGQIDDLIHEIQGVVAKGSRALVTTLTKKMAEDLTGYLQDIGIKVNYVHSNVHSLERPEILRDLRLGVYDVVVGVNLLREGLDLPEVTLVAILDADKEGFLRSETSLIQTIGRAARNVDGRVIMYADNMTGSMQRAIDETTRRREIQLAYNAEHGVEPVTIKKEVRETIRSYDQVQDITSQYSDEAKTSVLSDAAVRIEDIPILIAAMEKEMKDLAKAMEFEKAAGIRDEIESLRKIAGTSDGRLGQEKRKVKRFASRR encoded by the coding sequence CTGACCCTGAGCAATGACTTCGAGCCGAAGGGCGACCAGGGGCAGGCGATCGAGCAGTTGGTGGACGGAATCGAGTCCGGCTACCGCTTCCAAACCCTGCTGGGTGCAACCGGCACCGGTAAGACGTTCACGATGGCGAACGTCATCCAGAAAACCCAGCGACCGGCGCTGATTTTGGCCCACAACAAGACGTTGGTGGCCCAGCTTTGCCAGGAATTCCGGGCGTTCTTCCCCGAGAACTCGGTTCAGTACTTCATTTCGTATTACGACTACTACCAGCCGGAAGCGTACGTCCCGCAGAGCGATCTTTATATCGAAAAGGACTCCAGCGTGAACGACGAGATCGAGCGGCTTCGCCACGCGGCCACCCACGCGCTGTTGGAGCGCCGAGACGTGGTGGTCGTGGCGTCGGTGTCGTGCATCTACGGCCTGGGTTCGCCGGATACCTACGCGGACTCGGTGGTGACGTTCGAGACAGGGACGACGTTCGACCTGGATGAGGCCCTGAAGAAGCTAATCCAGATGCAGTTCACGCGGAATGCGCTGTATTTGGAGCGCGGGACGTTCCGGGTGCGGGGCGACACGCTAGAGATTCAGCCCAAGGACGAAGAAACGGTCACGCGAATCGAGTTCTTCGGCGATCAGATCGAGCGGATTCGGCTGGTCGATCCGCTGACGCAGGACGTGCTGGACGAGCCGTCGCGCATCAGCGTTTTTCCCGCCACGCACTACGTGACGCCGTGGGAAAAGATGGACCACGTCATGACGGCGATCCGGGAGGAATTGGACGCCCAGGAGGCGCTATTCCAGAGCCAAGGCAAGCTGTTGGAGGCTCAGCGGGTACGCCAGCGGGTGGAGTTTGACCTGGAGATGATGGCCGAGCTCGGGTACTGCAACGGCATCGAAAACTACTCGCGATACTTCGACGGGCGTCAGCCCGGCACCGCCCCGTTTACGCTCCTCGACTTCTTGCCGAGCGACGCGATCATCTTCATCGACGAAAGCCACCAGACCCTGCCGCAGGTGCGGGCAATGTACAACGGCGACAAACAGCGAAAATCGGTGCTGGTGGATTACGGTTTTCGGTTGCCGAGCGCGCTCGATAACCGGCCGCTGAAGTTCGAGGAGTTCCTTGATCGAGTGCCGCAGGTGGTGTTTGTGTCGGCGACGCCGGGGCCGTTCGAGAAGGAAAATGAGGCACAGGTGGTCCAGCAGATCATCCGTCCGACGTACCTGGTAGACCCCGAGGTGGTGATCCGTCCGACGAAGGGGCAGATCGACGATCTGATCCACGAAATTCAGGGCGTGGTGGCCAAGGGAAGCCGCGCGCTGGTGACGACGCTGACCAAGAAGATGGCGGAGGACCTGACCGGCTACCTGCAGGATATCGGCATCAAGGTGAACTACGTCCACTCGAACGTGCATTCGCTGGAGCGGCCCGAAATTCTGCGCGATCTGCGGCTTGGCGTGTACGACGTGGTGGTCGGCGTGAACCTGTTGCGCGAGGGCTTGGACCTGCCCGAGGTGACGCTGGTGGCAATCTTGGACGCGGACAAAGAAGGCTTTTTGCGGTCGGAAACCTCGCTGATTCAGACCATCGGCCGTGCGGCCCGAAACGTGGATGGGCGGGTCATCATGTACGCCGATAACATGACGGGTTCGATGCAGAGGGCGATCGATGAGACCACTCGTCGACGCGAAATTCAGTTGGCCTATAACGCCGAGCACGGGGTCGAGCCGGTGACGATTAAGAAGGAGGTCCGCGAGACGATCCGGTCGTACGACCAGGTGCAGGACATCACGTCGCAATACTCGGACGAGGCGAAGACCTCGGTGCTGTCGGATGCGGCGGTGCGGATCGAGGATATCCCGATCCTGATTGCGGCGATGGAGAAGGAGATGAAGGACCTGGCGAAGGCGATGGAGTTTGAGAAGGCGGCGGGAATCCGGGACGAGATCGAGTCACTGAGAAAGATCGCGGGGACGAGCGATGGTCGCTTGGGGCAGGAGAAGCGAAAGGTCAAGCGCTTCGCATCTCGGCGGTAG
- a CDS encoding PDZ domain-containing protein — MRGRLPLLALFSAFATVSLADTIVGARWLALSPDGSKIAFSYQGDVWVAPSNGGKAIPITDNVEMDDRPVWSPDGKQIAFASDRYGNNDVFVVDSDGGRPKRITYNTGSDIPSSWTADGKSILMMRRLDDAYRGIYSVDVDSGSIHEFFLDQMPIEDPQGMADGRILYGRLGFPWERPRYQGSDAQQMWIFDPKTDKRIQVRNNGYQHLWPQTSASGMYAVTMTDPVASSSPLGKSIGRVTFTVGGTPNVYKIDANGSAKRLTNYSGDGTRFLTASRDGNTLAFERNGDVYVMKPGAEPHMIEMTANVDDKVITEEHMVLTDGARGATLSPDGSTILFNNMSEVWSVPVKKGEGPNKDDATQLTDWAGIDDVQVFSPDGKSAYIISDRDDSERLYKLDLATKKVTMVSTQDAQVDNVKISPDKKYVVYQQYGANGGIYRAPVDGGAPEMIVSRPGRSDLEYSFSPDGRYIAYVETLQGSGFYYWDAGNNVFVVDLTDGKKHNVTQTNQSHSSPVWSADGKYLYFRRDNNLFALPLQPESYSSPESKMKYTKPTGMVKVTIDFDDIETRERQITTGVNSTIQVNPEDGTFFYVGGDGIYRADYNGENAKRITGPGGFELSEDGKSLLSIQGGKLFVTNLKANGFPTQGVDFRGEYTRDLKKTREAAFHQFWRGFNNGFYDPNFHGRDWVALGKKYERLLPSVGTRNEMATLLFMLVGELESSHSEVSPGPGGNKSQSSAHLGFSWDYSYSGPGIKVKDVPKRSPVSYEKSLIKPGEIVLQINGKDVSTNEAVFRDVLNDQAGRDVTLTVKGTDGKTRDVTYEAISPGQYAGIVGRNRLEANRKYVESKSGGNLTYVHIAGMDARNLQLFQQQIWQYAPGKKGVIIDVRGNGGGNTADQIIDILERRQNMNYVPRDEAAMRGPGTVLDVPIIVMMDESSYSNAEMFPEAMRARKLAKLVGHRTPGYVIYTGGFRLVDGTNARMPGTGVWRVDGSSMEDNGVKPDYEADLTPEEFFTGQDPQLDKAIQVLSKG; from the coding sequence ATGCGGGGTCGACTACCTCTTCTTGCCCTTTTCTCGGCATTTGCCACTGTTTCGCTTGCCGATACTATCGTAGGAGCCCGATGGCTCGCCCTCAGCCCGGACGGAAGCAAGATCGCTTTCAGCTACCAAGGCGACGTGTGGGTCGCCCCGTCCAACGGCGGCAAGGCCATCCCCATCACCGACAATGTCGAAATGGACGATCGTCCGGTCTGGAGTCCAGACGGCAAGCAGATCGCCTTCGCCAGCGACCGCTACGGCAACAACGACGTCTTCGTCGTGGATTCCGACGGCGGACGTCCGAAACGGATCACCTACAACACCGGCTCGGATATCCCGTCCTCCTGGACCGCCGACGGAAAGTCGATCCTCATGATGCGCCGCCTTGACGACGCCTACCGAGGCATCTACTCGGTCGATGTCGATTCCGGCTCCATTCACGAATTCTTCCTCGACCAAATGCCGATCGAAGACCCGCAAGGCATGGCCGATGGCCGCATCCTGTACGGACGCCTCGGTTTTCCGTGGGAGCGACCTCGCTACCAAGGTTCCGACGCCCAGCAGATGTGGATTTTCGATCCCAAGACCGATAAGCGAATCCAGGTCCGCAACAACGGCTACCAACACCTTTGGCCCCAAACCTCGGCCAGCGGCATGTACGCCGTCACCATGACCGACCCCGTCGCCAGCAGCAGCCCCCTCGGTAAAAGCATCGGTCGCGTCACCTTCACCGTCGGCGGAACCCCCAACGTCTACAAGATCGACGCCAATGGCTCAGCTAAGCGCCTGACCAATTACTCCGGCGACGGAACCCGGTTCCTCACCGCCTCGCGAGACGGCAACACTCTCGCCTTCGAGCGCAACGGTGACGTCTACGTGATGAAGCCCGGCGCCGAGCCGCACATGATCGAGATGACTGCCAATGTCGACGACAAGGTCATCACCGAAGAGCACATGGTCCTCACCGACGGCGCGCGCGGCGCAACCCTCAGCCCCGACGGAAGCACCATCCTCTTCAACAACATGAGCGAAGTCTGGTCGGTACCCGTCAAGAAAGGCGAAGGTCCGAACAAGGACGACGCCACCCAGCTCACCGATTGGGCCGGCATCGACGACGTCCAGGTCTTCTCGCCCGACGGCAAGTCCGCCTACATCATTAGCGATCGTGACGACTCCGAGCGTCTGTACAAGCTCGACCTCGCCACCAAAAAGGTCACGATGGTGTCCACCCAGGATGCCCAGGTCGATAACGTCAAGATCAGCCCGGACAAGAAGTATGTGGTCTACCAGCAGTACGGCGCCAACGGCGGCATCTACCGCGCCCCGGTCGATGGCGGCGCGCCTGAGATGATCGTCTCCCGCCCGGGCCGGTCCGACCTCGAGTACAGCTTCTCGCCCGACGGACGCTATATCGCCTACGTCGAGACCCTTCAGGGAAGCGGATTCTATTACTGGGATGCGGGCAACAACGTCTTCGTCGTTGACCTCACGGACGGTAAGAAGCACAACGTCACCCAAACCAACCAGAGCCATTCCAGCCCGGTCTGGAGCGCCGACGGAAAATATCTCTACTTCCGCCGCGACAATAACCTTTTCGCCCTGCCGCTCCAGCCGGAAAGCTACAGCAGTCCCGAGTCCAAGATGAAGTACACCAAGCCGACAGGCATGGTGAAGGTCACCATCGATTTCGACGACATCGAGACCCGCGAGCGCCAGATCACCACTGGCGTGAACAGCACGATCCAGGTCAATCCTGAGGACGGAACGTTCTTCTATGTGGGCGGCGACGGCATCTACCGCGCCGATTACAACGGCGAAAACGCCAAACGCATCACCGGCCCGGGCGGCTTCGAACTGTCTGAGGACGGCAAGAGCCTCCTTTCCATCCAGGGCGGCAAGCTCTTCGTCACCAACCTCAAGGCCAACGGATTCCCGACCCAGGGCGTGGACTTCCGAGGCGAATACACCCGTGACCTCAAGAAGACCCGCGAGGCCGCATTCCACCAGTTCTGGCGAGGCTTCAACAACGGCTTCTATGACCCGAACTTCCACGGCCGCGACTGGGTCGCCCTCGGCAAGAAGTACGAGCGGCTTCTCCCATCCGTCGGAACCCGAAACGAGATGGCAACCCTGCTGTTCATGCTCGTTGGCGAACTCGAAAGCTCACACTCCGAGGTCTCACCCGGCCCCGGCGGCAACAAGAGCCAAAGTTCGGCCCACCTCGGCTTCAGCTGGGACTACAGCTATTCCGGCCCCGGAATCAAGGTCAAAGATGTGCCCAAGCGCTCACCTGTCAGCTACGAAAAGTCGCTGATCAAGCCCGGTGAGATCGTCCTTCAGATCAACGGCAAGGACGTCTCCACCAACGAAGCGGTCTTCCGAGACGTGCTGAACGATCAGGCCGGACGCGACGTCACCCTGACAGTGAAGGGCACGGACGGCAAGACTCGCGACGTGACCTACGAAGCCATTTCGCCGGGTCAGTACGCGGGAATCGTCGGTCGAAACCGCCTGGAAGCCAACCGTAAGTACGTCGAATCCAAGTCGGGTGGCAACCTCACCTACGTCCACATCGCTGGCATGGATGCCCGCAACCTCCAACTGTTCCAGCAACAGATTTGGCAGTACGCGCCAGGCAAGAAAGGCGTCATCATCGACGTTCGTGGTAACGGCGGCGGCAACACCGCCGACCAGATCATCGACATTCTGGAGCGACGTCAGAACATGAACTACGTCCCGCGCGACGAGGCCGCGATGCGAGGCCCCGGCACCGTGCTCGACGTCCCGATCATCGTCATGATGGACGAGTCCAGCTACTCCAACGCCGAGATGTTCCCCGAGGCCATGCGCGCCCGCAAACTCGCCAAGCTCGTCGGTCACCGCACCCCGGGCTACGTCATCTACACCGGCGGCTTCCGCCTCGTCGATGGCACCAACGCCCGAATGCCGGGCACCGGCGTCTGGCGCGTGGACGGCAGTAGCATGGAAGATAACGGCGTGAAACCCGACTACGAAGCCGACCTCACACCGGAAGAGTTCTTCACCGGCCAAGATCCCCAACTCGACAAAGCCATCCAAGTCCTCTCCAAGGGTTAA
- a CDS encoding GNAT family N-acetyltransferase — translation MAIEVRKSDAANIEDLGKVWSITYRSGQPYVVDETRSHLSENYVAYQDGVVAGAYGVSPMTATRGAAEFKCAGVLAVAVLPHIRNSGVGSEMMRHLIRDYYEKGYELASLYAFRESWYRRFGYEVVGCKYKIRVEAAKFPRVSGELPIEMFGIEGLPKIEACYNEFAHRRSGLNLRHNGQWERQFPRESNRTIYAAGGPVEAYAIVQHKADFWVEQEIVEFAWTTRRGYESILSVIRAIAKNKSSVTWIEPSDSPYRSYFWDSGASLEISNPVMYRAINVKKALEGLKPTASGHFTIQVLDEIIEANNQPYRVEFSPSGVSVTPTDSANLVMGDCQFVQALLGEPSLATLAGNGFIDVLDPSDLAAANLLLPPSPTLCIEGF, via the coding sequence ATGGCCATCGAGGTTCGCAAAAGCGACGCGGCAAACATCGAGGATCTCGGCAAGGTCTGGTCGATTACCTATCGAAGCGGCCAGCCATACGTCGTCGACGAAACCCGAAGCCACCTCTCGGAGAACTACGTCGCCTACCAGGACGGAGTCGTCGCTGGGGCGTACGGCGTCAGCCCCATGACCGCCACACGCGGCGCGGCTGAATTCAAGTGCGCCGGCGTTCTTGCCGTTGCCGTCTTGCCCCACATCCGTAACAGTGGCGTCGGAAGCGAGATGATGCGCCACCTTATCCGTGACTACTACGAGAAAGGCTACGAACTCGCGAGTCTCTATGCGTTTCGCGAGTCCTGGTACCGCCGATTCGGCTACGAAGTCGTCGGCTGTAAGTACAAAATCCGGGTTGAAGCCGCCAAATTCCCTCGCGTCAGCGGCGAACTGCCGATTGAGATGTTCGGCATCGAGGGCCTTCCCAAAATCGAAGCGTGCTACAACGAGTTCGCCCATCGCCGCTCCGGCCTCAACCTCCGGCATAACGGCCAGTGGGAGCGACAATTCCCCCGCGAATCCAACCGCACCATCTATGCCGCCGGTGGCCCCGTCGAAGCCTACGCCATCGTCCAACACAAGGCCGATTTCTGGGTTGAACAAGAAATCGTCGAATTCGCCTGGACCACGCGCCGAGGCTACGAGTCCATCCTCTCCGTCATCCGCGCTATCGCCAAAAACAAGTCGTCCGTCACCTGGATCGAGCCGTCCGACAGCCCCTACCGAAGTTACTTCTGGGACAGCGGCGCGAGCCTGGAAATCTCCAACCCGGTGATGTACCGTGCCATCAATGTCAAAAAGGCCCTTGAGGGGCTGAAACCCACAGCCAGCGGACATTTCACGATCCAAGTCCTCGACGAAATCATCGAAGCGAACAACCAGCCCTATCGAGTCGAATTCTCGCCGTCTGGCGTCTCCGTCACACCAACTGACTCAGCTAACCTCGTCATGGGTGATTGCCAATTCGTCCAAGCTCTTCTCGGTGAGCCCAGCCTCGCCACCCTCGCGGGCAACGGCTTCATCGATGTCCTTGACCCCAGCGACTTGGCGGCCGCCAACCTCCTCCTCCCCCCGTCGCCAACCCTCTGCATCGAAGGCTTCTGA
- a CDS encoding NAD(P)H-binding protein has protein sequence MKVAVTGGTGFVGRSLARALADQGHDVVVVSRGVDHRELTILDHPNVHFTPASVGDDESLLNAFRGCEVVAHLGGINREIGEQTYEHVHVRGTQNVVDAAKQAGVRKVLLLSFLRARPNCGSGYHESKYAAEEIVRGSGLDFSIFKAGVIYGKGDHMLDHISHALYSFPIFLYVGFRPHPVRPLAVEDLVKIMMASIVDGELSRQTVAVTGPEEMTLAQSVQRIMKVCGRHPISFPAPLWLHYGLAWFFERTMTIPLTAKAQIRILSESLAEPFGHQDLLPEHLVPRTMFTDDQIRRGLPEPGRFGLKDCLRRSRTMRRV, from the coding sequence ATGAAGGTAGCAGTTACGGGCGGAACGGGATTTGTTGGTCGAAGCCTAGCGAGAGCGTTGGCAGACCAAGGACACGATGTCGTGGTTGTTTCACGTGGAGTGGATCATCGCGAACTAACCATTCTCGATCATCCCAACGTCCACTTTACGCCCGCGAGCGTGGGCGACGACGAGTCGCTCTTGAACGCCTTCCGTGGATGCGAAGTCGTGGCTCACTTAGGAGGCATTAACCGCGAGATTGGAGAGCAAACGTACGAGCATGTCCATGTTCGGGGAACGCAAAACGTCGTCGATGCGGCCAAGCAGGCAGGGGTGCGAAAGGTTCTCTTGCTGAGCTTCCTGCGAGCCCGTCCGAACTGCGGATCAGGCTATCACGAGTCGAAATATGCGGCTGAGGAAATTGTACGTGGGTCGGGCCTCGACTTTTCGATCTTCAAGGCGGGTGTGATCTACGGCAAAGGCGACCATATGCTGGATCACATCTCGCACGCTCTCTACAGCTTTCCCATCTTCCTGTACGTTGGCTTTCGCCCCCACCCCGTTCGCCCATTGGCGGTCGAGGATTTGGTGAAAATCATGATGGCCTCGATCGTCGATGGCGAACTTTCGCGTCAGACCGTTGCGGTCACTGGACCGGAAGAAATGACGTTGGCTCAGTCTGTTCAAAGAATAATGAAAGTTTGTGGAAGACATCCTATTTCTTTCCCGGCTCCCCTCTGGCTGCATTACGGGTTGGCCTGGTTTTTTGAGCGCACAATGACGATTCCTCTAACGGCGAAGGCCCAGATTCGAATCCTCTCCGAGAGCCTGGCCGAGCCTTTTGGGCACCAGGACCTCTTGCCCGAGCACCTGGTTCCGAGAACGATGTTCACCGATGACCAGATCCGAAGAGGCTTGCCTGAGCCGGGTCGGTTTGGGCTGAAGGACTGCTTGCGGCGAAGTCGAACGATGCGCAGGGTCTGA
- a CDS encoding DUF2784 family protein: MNTLGLQFLNVFLIVFHTAILLFNVFGWIWRKTRRWNLYLLLGTFSSWLILGLWKGIGYCVVTDLHWQVRRALGERILDGSFLDYLMRGIAGDVPDPNLTRLVCGVTFAFVGMMSIGLNVRDAVRSHKLVAKSC; the protein is encoded by the coding sequence ATGAATACGCTCGGGCTACAGTTCCTCAACGTGTTCCTGATCGTCTTCCACACGGCGATCTTGCTCTTCAATGTGTTCGGATGGATCTGGAGAAAGACTCGGCGTTGGAACCTCTATCTGCTTCTCGGGACGTTCTCTTCGTGGCTGATTCTGGGGCTGTGGAAGGGGATCGGCTACTGCGTGGTGACCGACCTGCATTGGCAAGTGCGACGCGCCCTTGGCGAGCGGATTTTGGACGGTTCGTTTTTGGACTATCTGATGCGGGGCATCGCTGGCGACGTGCCCGACCCGAATCTGACGCGGTTGGTGTGCGGGGTGACATTCGCGTTCGTGGGGATGATGAGCATTGGGTTGAATGTTCGGGATGCGGTGAGGAGTCACAAGCTTGTTGCGAAGAGCTGTTAA
- a CDS encoding four helix bundle protein codes for MTFRDLIAWQKGMDLVVAVYAYTDKLPKSQGYVLVAQMQRASLSIPSNISEGYGRGSKIEFARFVDIALGSTREIQTQLEVCERLGYPSPKAERELAEEVGRIIYALAKSLRKK; via the coding sequence ATGACATTTCGTGACCTAATCGCTTGGCAAAAGGGCATGGACCTCGTAGTAGCCGTCTACGCCTACACGGACAAATTGCCGAAGTCCCAAGGCTACGTGCTCGTTGCCCAAATGCAACGAGCCTCCCTTTCTATTCCTTCCAACATTTCGGAAGGATATGGACGAGGCTCAAAGATAGAGTTCGCTCGCTTCGTTGATATCGCCCTAGGCTCCACGAGAGAAATCCAAACTCAACTAGAAGTTTGTGAACGCCTAGGCTATCCTAGTCCCAAGGCTGAACGTGAATTAGCTGAGGAAGTTGGACGAATCATTTACGCTCTCGCAAAATCCCTGCGGAAGAAGTAG
- a CDS encoding esterase — MLSVMLGLAMTQVAGMENVTLNVDGVERQFYAYFPRTKDARPRPVVFAFHGHGGNSQYSVKKYHVNTLWPQAISIYPQGLPTPGALTDKEGKRNGWQKDEGDQNDRDLKFFDAMLKWVHTKATVDDKAIFSLGHSNGGSFTYLLWKARPDVMRAIAPSGAGGVSARGTKPIPVFLTSGENDPLVRFNLQVRSLDYVKRVDQCEAQGKKLDEHMTRWESRVGAPVVHYVFDGGHEYPEDALAKSVAFLRGYAE, encoded by the coding sequence ATGCTCTCAGTGATGCTCGGTTTGGCGATGACGCAAGTCGCCGGAATGGAAAATGTGACTTTGAATGTGGATGGAGTCGAGCGGCAGTTCTACGCCTATTTTCCGAGGACAAAGGATGCGCGCCCCCGACCGGTGGTATTCGCTTTTCATGGCCACGGCGGGAATTCGCAGTACTCAGTCAAGAAATATCACGTGAACACCCTTTGGCCGCAGGCGATTTCGATCTACCCGCAAGGGTTGCCGACGCCGGGTGCGTTGACGGACAAGGAAGGGAAGCGGAACGGTTGGCAGAAGGACGAGGGAGACCAAAACGACCGGGATTTGAAGTTTTTCGACGCGATGCTGAAGTGGGTGCACACGAAGGCGACGGTGGACGATAAGGCGATCTTTTCGTTGGGGCACTCGAATGGCGGATCGTTCACGTATCTGCTTTGGAAAGCGCGTCCAGATGTGATGCGGGCGATTGCGCCGAGCGGGGCGGGTGGCGTTTCGGCGCGGGGAACGAAGCCAATTCCGGTGTTTTTGACCTCGGGCGAGAACGATCCGCTGGTGCGTTTCAACCTTCAGGTGCGATCGCTGGATTATGTGAAGCGGGTTGACCAGTGCGAGGCACAGGGCAAGAAGCTCGACGAGCATATGACGCGGTGGGAGTCGAGGGTGGGTGCGCCGGTGGTGCACTACGTTTTTGACGGTGGGCACGAATACCCCGAGGATGCATTGGCGAAGTCGGTAGCGTTTTTGCGGGGGTATGCCGAGTAG
- a CDS encoding superoxide dismutase — translation MEAKLVHVPTEADIAKALNTASHGISEATHKAHLGLWQGYANKTNEIRKALAELEMDPAKANQIYSQVRALKVNYAFAYGGYKNHNVYFDTIGGSGGPATGDVATLINEAYGSFENWAKEWKTTGIGARGWAYLAYDHDDERVFTFMGDGQDTYPAWNTTLILALDVYEHAYFLDFQTARAKYIDAYFNVIDWDAVNARLKKGM, via the coding sequence ATGGAAGCAAAACTCGTTCATGTCCCAACCGAAGCCGATATTGCGAAAGCCCTGAACACCGCCTCTCATGGCATCAGCGAAGCCACCCACAAAGCCCACCTCGGTTTGTGGCAAGGCTATGCCAACAAGACCAATGAGATCCGCAAAGCGTTGGCCGAGCTTGAGATGGATCCGGCTAAGGCAAACCAAATTTACAGCCAGGTGCGTGCGCTCAAGGTGAACTATGCGTTTGCCTATGGCGGCTACAAGAACCACAACGTATACTTCGACACCATCGGCGGCTCGGGCGGTCCGGCCACCGGCGACGTCGCAACCCTGATCAACGAGGCGTACGGCTCGTTCGAGAATTGGGCGAAGGAATGGAAAACGACCGGCATCGGCGCTCGCGGCTGGGCGTATCTGGCCTATGACCACGACGATGAGCGAGTGTTCACGTTCATGGGCGACGGTCAGGACACGTATCCGGCTTGGAACACGACGCTGATCCTGGCGCTGGACGTGTATGAGCACGCCTACTTCCTGGACTTCCAGACCGCGCGAGCGAAGTACATCGACGCATACTTCAACGTCATCGATTGGGATGCGGTGAACGCGCGGCTGAAGAAGGGGATGTGA